The segment AGCGCCCATTTTCAAAACCACGACAGCAACGGCTAGAACAAGATAAAACTCCTGACCAAAGCTTCCAATGAGAGATCCGAAAAACTGTCCTAATCCTCCAAGCATTATCAAAAGCGACGATGCTCTCATATGTCCTAAACTGCCCATGTATCTAGCATAGAGAAAACTCCCCAAAAAGCCGGAGCCAGTTCCGAAAAACGAGCCATAAGTGGATATTCCCAAGTGCATGAAAGAATTTTTTGCGAACACTACGAGAAGCGGAGTTAAAGCATCAAAAGCTAGCGAAAACTTGTAATACTTAAACTGGGCCCTGCCCCAGAAAAGGGAGGCGAATATGCTAGTAGCAGTTCCGACGAGGCTTATCATCGTAACCCAGTAGCTCTCTAATCCCATGCCTTTAACAATTATCGAAACCCAGAAGATACTTAGAAGGCTTGCAGACGCGACGTATAGCACTTGGTATAGGGAGACCGAATATATGTTTTCTACGTTGGTAATTGCGGGGATTTCCCTTAATGGAATTTTCATATCGGGTAAAGCTATAACAGCCGTTGAAGCTAAACCTATCAAGGCACCGTAAATAAACGAATAGTAGAAGCCAGTTTCTCCAGCTGACAAGAAGATAGTGGCTAGAAAATACCCAAGAATGCTGGAGACGGAAGCTAGCGAGCTTCTTTTCGAAGTCACGTCTCTAACTCCCTGCTCGTCGAAAACGCTGAATATTATATTGTTAAACTGGAGGGAGATGAGAACGGAAAAAAGATTCTTAACAAAATATACCGCGATGAGAGCCTCGAACGAGCGCATGAAAGGCACAACCAGCCATATCAATCTTTCACTAGCGTGGACAACAATCAATCTCTTTTTCGAAACGGATGACAGCAAGGTAGGCTTTCTAAAAGCCATATAACCTATCAGGATAGCTGGAAAAGAAGAACCGAGCACAATAGACGAGATCATACTAGTATCGTAGCCTAGAAAAGCCAGATACGCCAGGAACACGCCGTTAGTCAAGGAAACATAAACGTAAGCTAGCAAAGCCTCAACGATAAGCGCCATTTTCAAAGAGTTTTTCATGTTAACACGCCTTCGCGCTTTCATAAACGGATGAAAGTATTATCTTGCTAGGCTTTTATATTGATAACGTGTTTACGCGTCATTCAAGCCTAATGCTCTCGAACATAAAATCGACAACCGTATTTTTCTGACTTCGCTAAATCCAATGTGAGACGGTCTTTGCCAGAATCGCCAAAGGCTACATCGAGGAAAAAGTCACAGAAAGACTTATAACCCTGTACGTTTTAAAAAGATGGCAAAGAACAAACCAAGGAGTGAAAACATGTCAACAACAGAAGGAACCATACTTATTGGCGCCAAGCCTGTAATGAACTACGTTCTAGCAACCGTGATCCAATTCCACACACAAGGCGTAAAGAAAGTCACTATTAAAGCGCGCGGCCGAGCAATTTCTAAAGCCGTAGACACGGCAGAAATCGTCCGCACAAGATTTTTGAAAGATCAAGTAGATATTGC is part of the Thermoproteales archaeon genome and harbors:
- the albA gene encoding DNA-binding protein Alba, whose protein sequence is MSTTEGTILIGAKPVMNYVLATVIQFHTQGVKKVTIKARGRAISKAVDTAEIVRTRFLKDQVDIAECKIGSETVGEPGKERTVSTIEIVLEKKE